From Panicum hallii strain FIL2 chromosome 2, PHallii_v3.1, whole genome shotgun sequence, a single genomic window includes:
- the LOC112882574 gene encoding glucose-6-phosphate/phosphate translocator 2, chloroplastic-like, with amino-acid sequence MLAAAASVKPTAAVAATAKPAFKPLHLPPLPAAGTRPLSLSVSARPLYRQEHVLATVAVAAAGRSDRAASPAPPAATADGARPVEIAAPGEPAETARRARIGIYFATWWALNVIFNIYNKKVLNAFPYPWLTSTLSLAAGSAIMLASWATRIAEAPQTDLDFWKALSPVAIAHTIGHVAATVSMAKVAVSFTHIIKSGEPAFSVLVSRFFLGEHFPAPVYFSLLPIIGGCALAAVTELNFNMVGFMGAMISNLAFVFRNIFSKKGMKGKSVSGMNYYACLSMMSLVILLPFAIAMEGPKVWAAGWQKAVAEIGPNFVWWVAAQSVFYHLYNQVSYMSLDEISPLTFSVGNTMKRISVIVASIIIFQTPVQPINALGAAIAILGTFIYSQAKQ; translated from the exons atgctggccgccgccgcctccgtcaAGCCCACCGCGGCCGTGGCCGCCACTGCAAAGCCGGCATTCAAGCCCCTccacctccctcccctccccgccgccggcaccaggcccctctccctctccgtCTCCGCGCGGCCCCTGTACCGCCAGGAGCATGTCCTCGCGACcgtggcggtggcggcagccGGCCGCAGCGACCGCGCCGCgtcccccgcgccgccggccgccaccgcggACGGCGCCCGGCCGGTGGAGATCGCGGCGCCGGGGGAGCCCGCTGAGACCGCGCGGCGCGCCAGGATCGGTATCTATTTCGCCACGTGGTGGGCGCTGAACGTTATCTTCAACATCTACAACAAGAAAGTGCTCAACGCGTTCCCGTACCCGTGGCTCACGTCGACgctctccctcgccgccggctccGCCATCATGCTCGCGTCGTGGGCGACCAGGATCGCCGAGGCACCACAGACGGACCTCGACTTCTGGAAGGCGCTCTCTCCG GTAGCGATCGCGCACACGATCGGTCACGTCGCGGCTACGGTGAGCATGGCCAAGGTGGCCGTGTCGTTCACGCACATCATCAAGAGCGGTGAGCCGGCGTTCAGCGTGCTCGTCTCCAGGTTCTTCCTCGGCGAGCACTTCCCGGCGCCGGTCTACTTCTCCCTCCTCCCAATCATCGGTGGatgcgccctcgccgccgtcacCGAGCTCAATTTCAACATGGTTG GATTCATGGGGGCAATGATCTCCAACCTCGCATTCGTCTTCCGGAACATCTTCTCGAAGAAGGGGATGAAGGGCAAGTCGGTCAGCGGGATGAACTACTACGCCTGCCTCTCCATGATGTCGCTGGTGATCCTCCTCCCCTTCGCCATTGCCATGGAGGGTCCCAAGGTGTGGGCAGCAGGCTGGCAGAAAGCAGTCGCCGAGATCGGTCCCAACTTCGTCTG GTGGGTGGCGGCGCAGAGCGTGTTCTACCACCTGTACAACCAAGTGTCCTACATGTCGTTGGATGAGATCTCGCCGCTGACATTCAGCGTCGGCAACACCATGAAGAGGATTTCTGTCATTGTCGCGTCCATCATAATCTTCCAAACGCCCGTTCAACCCATCAACGCGCTCGGAGCCGCCATCGCCATTCTTGGAACCTTCATCTACTCCCAG GCAAAGCAGTAA